A region from the Flavobacteriales bacterium genome encodes:
- a CDS encoding MFS transporter, whose amino-acid sequence MLRSRPFNRVVLAAGLGFFVDAFDIFLFNIYRIPSLKELGLTGDELSNAGEWLLWMQMAGMMLGGILTGILGDKRGRVSVLFGSIVLYSLANIANAFVDSVAAYAVIRFLAGLGLAGELGAGITLVGESMTKERRGYGTILVATLGAFGAVCAGLAGDVLHWRTAFALAGGAGLLLLFFRVRSMESGMFKRARQASTRHGSFSHLFSNGARAWRYLACIAMGVPIWYSVGLLITLSPELAASFGVDVWSLPRAFTLFQVGICVGDLGTGLLSQWLRTRRRVMLGGMLLAIAATALYFGAFSLGAGSYAACFLMGLGCGYLSVFATATAEHFGTNLRVLVTATVTNFMRGSVTLMIPLHQLLKTTSLGSAGALMLIGALVWSLAIISAWRLPETYGVEMDRVE is encoded by the coding sequence GTGCTCCGCTCCCGTCCGTTCAACCGTGTTGTGCTGGCCGCCGGCTTGGGCTTCTTCGTTGACGCCTTCGACATCTTCCTCTTCAACATCTACCGCATCCCTAGTCTGAAGGAACTTGGCCTCACGGGCGACGAGCTCAGCAACGCCGGGGAGTGGCTGCTGTGGATGCAGATGGCAGGCATGATGCTCGGCGGCATCCTCACCGGGATCCTCGGGGACAAGCGCGGCCGCGTGAGCGTGCTCTTCGGCAGTATTGTTCTGTATTCGTTGGCCAACATCGCCAACGCGTTCGTTGACAGCGTAGCGGCCTACGCCGTGATCCGCTTCCTCGCGGGCCTTGGCTTGGCCGGTGAGCTGGGCGCGGGTATCACACTGGTGGGCGAAAGCATGACGAAGGAACGCCGGGGCTACGGCACCATCCTCGTGGCCACGCTCGGTGCCTTCGGGGCCGTATGCGCGGGCCTCGCTGGCGATGTGCTGCACTGGCGAACGGCCTTCGCACTGGCCGGAGGAGCAGGCCTGCTCCTGCTTTTCTTCCGCGTACGGAGCATGGAGAGCGGCATGTTCAAGCGTGCGCGGCAAGCCAGCACGCGGCACGGTTCATTCAGCCACCTCTTCAGCAATGGCGCTCGCGCTTGGCGTTACCTCGCTTGCATCGCCATGGGGGTTCCCATCTGGTACAGCGTGGGGCTGCTTATTACGCTCTCCCCTGAGCTGGCGGCTTCGTTCGGCGTGGACGTTTGGTCGTTGCCGAGAGCCTTCACGCTCTTCCAGGTGGGCATCTGCGTTGGTGACCTGGGCACGGGATTGCTGAGCCAGTGGTTGCGCACACGGCGTCGGGTCATGCTGGGTGGTATGCTGCTCGCCATCGCAGCCACGGCGCTCTACTTCGGTGCGTTCTCCTTGGGGGCAGGTAGCTATGCCGCGTGCTTCCTGATGGGGCTGGGATGCGGCTACCTGAGCGTGTTCGCCACGGCCACAGCCGAACACTTCGGAACCAATTTGCGCGTGCTCGTTACTGCGACCGTGACCAACTTCATGCGGGGTTCGGTGACGCTCATGATACCCCTGCACCAGCTCTTGAAAACGACATCTCTGGGCTCGGCCGGTGCGCTCATGCTTATTGGTGCACTGGTGTGGAGCCTTGCCATCATCAGCGCTTGGCGCCTTCCGGAGACGTACGGGGTGGAGATGGACCGCGTGGAATAA
- a CDS encoding PKD domain-containing protein, producing MRYEFLRGPTEAAQEHMRRVLPTIFLIGTLAGTARATHISGGEIYWDCLGNNQYQITLIVYRDCFGVQLNNNFDVNFDSPCGNFTQTVNTPNGVELSQLCDQQLPNSTCNGGNLPGIEQYTYTTTVTLPPCNAWTISWSLANRNAAIANLQNPNNTQMYEQAVLDNSSGVCEDSPQFTSIASPYVCQNYPVTYSLGAYDPEGDSLTYTLINAMDQGGVPIAYVPPYSATQPITGLTIDAQTGLLSFTPTLAGNWVVVVEVNSYDSLGNWLGSVMRDMQFVVYPCSNVPPDASTGTIGSVSGAAVQTGPNAIQVCESGNICFDFVISDANANNILDAVTNVQQSLPGATFSFTGTNPITCTVCWTGSQGTSGFYPFIVTVDDGACPIPAFQIYVYEVTVIDGIFIDASSTNESCAGLNDGSVSVDVTEGTAPYNYNWGILPQNSDSINVGAGSYTVVVSDGNGCVSAPATVTVNTTQPPVANAGNNFNVCLGGSTIVTGSAQNSSGTDWSGGAGTFIGNGNNQQYIPTNADIMNGGVDLYFTANGNGGCPPDVDTVHVNYSNAFLNAATSDVDATCNGGTNGSASFTPNAPGLTYQWNTNPVQNSATATGLGAGTYAITVTDQLGCDTTMTATVTAPQAITIGNVQVVNEACAGQGNGSVSITVNGGTSPYQYLWSNGATTPSITVGAGTYSVSVTDANGCAPATATATVQASGQPNQANAGPDQIACGSSAPVQLTGSVVNATGGTWSGGTGNFLGGGLNPQYDPSAADIANGGVYLYLSTTGNTTCPQDVDTVHITFSTSFLNASLTTTGVACNGGSTGSIAFAPALPGNTYLWNDPAAQTTPSAVGLPSGTWTVTVTDQYGCDTTLSAFVPQPAPLTSANLAFTNPTCANTLNGTVSVSAVGGTPGYTYQWSANAGGQTGPSAIGLGTGTYIVVITDANNCTAQASATLTAPAPITLSVQVPDTVCVNAPVMMTAQASGGSGAYTITWGGIGTGSPITYSFPASQVVTVSATDGNGCNSPVVFEQVIVLDLSLANLDVYGDTIACPGESATVSATLNNYAGTYVINWPQLGTTGNGPFNVPVTTNQTITAVVTDQCGATLTESVQLILDVPPTITLPPVIAEGCAPLTVQMPDSLTTQPVSYLWMFGDGNSSTDVAPSYTYNNAGSYTVSLTVTTPNGCSANAVNTGLVTAYPSPTAAFTASTYLTDFANQPITFTDQSPGSPTDFAWDFGDGNNSTDPTTQHSYGTVGVFPVTLTVTDDNGCTGSTTQNVQITPIYDIDIPTGFTPNPGGGDGTYDPNDLSNDVFFPFVQFVKDFNMRIYNRWGELVFESNDIRIGWNGFYRDALSQQDVYAYTMKVTFVDDREVERMGDITLFR from the coding sequence TTGCGATACGAGTTCCTGCGCGGACCCACCGAGGCGGCGCAGGAGCACATGAGGCGAGTACTACCCACCATCTTCCTGATCGGCACCCTGGCAGGCACCGCCCGCGCCACGCACATCAGCGGTGGCGAGATCTACTGGGATTGCCTGGGCAACAACCAGTACCAGATCACCCTCATCGTTTACCGCGACTGTTTCGGCGTGCAGCTGAACAACAACTTCGATGTGAACTTCGACAGTCCGTGCGGCAACTTCACGCAAACGGTGAACACCCCGAACGGGGTGGAGCTGAGCCAGCTGTGCGACCAGCAACTGCCCAACAGCACATGCAACGGGGGCAACCTCCCCGGTATCGAGCAGTACACCTACACCACCACGGTAACGCTGCCGCCGTGCAACGCATGGACGATCAGTTGGTCACTGGCCAACCGCAACGCGGCCATCGCCAACCTGCAGAACCCGAACAACACGCAGATGTACGAGCAGGCCGTGCTGGACAACAGCAGTGGTGTCTGCGAGGACAGTCCGCAGTTCACCAGCATCGCCAGCCCGTACGTGTGCCAGAACTACCCGGTGACCTACAGCTTGGGTGCCTACGACCCCGAAGGTGATTCGCTCACCTACACGCTCATCAATGCCATGGACCAGGGCGGTGTCCCCATCGCCTATGTGCCTCCTTACTCGGCCACGCAGCCCATCACCGGCCTCACCATCGATGCGCAAACGGGCCTGCTGAGCTTCACGCCAACCCTGGCGGGCAACTGGGTGGTCGTGGTGGAAGTGAACAGCTACGACAGCTTGGGCAACTGGCTGGGCAGCGTGATGCGCGACATGCAGTTCGTGGTGTACCCGTGCAGCAACGTGCCGCCCGACGCCAGCACCGGCACAATCGGGAGCGTGAGCGGTGCCGCGGTGCAGACCGGCCCGAACGCCATCCAGGTCTGCGAAAGCGGCAACATCTGCTTTGACTTCGTGATCAGCGACGCGAACGCGAACAACATCCTGGATGCGGTGACCAACGTGCAGCAGAGCTTGCCCGGCGCAACGTTCAGCTTCACCGGCACCAACCCGATCACCTGCACGGTGTGTTGGACCGGCTCGCAAGGCACCAGCGGCTTCTACCCCTTCATCGTGACGGTGGACGACGGCGCATGCCCGATCCCGGCTTTCCAGATATACGTCTATGAGGTGACCGTCATCGACGGGATCTTCATCGACGCCAGCAGCACCAACGAAAGCTGCGCGGGCCTGAACGATGGCAGTGTGAGCGTGGACGTTACCGAAGGCACCGCTCCCTACAACTACAACTGGGGCATCCTGCCGCAGAACAGCGACAGCATCAATGTGGGCGCGGGGAGCTACACCGTGGTGGTGAGCGACGGTAACGGATGCGTGAGCGCACCGGCCACGGTGACCGTGAACACGACACAACCACCGGTGGCGAACGCCGGCAACAACTTCAACGTGTGCTTGGGCGGAAGCACCATAGTCACCGGCAGCGCGCAGAACAGCAGTGGCACGGACTGGAGCGGCGGGGCAGGCACCTTCATCGGCAACGGCAACAACCAGCAGTACATCCCCACGAACGCCGATATCATGAACGGCGGCGTGGACCTCTACTTCACCGCGAACGGCAACGGTGGATGCCCGCCTGATGTGGACACCGTGCATGTGAACTACTCCAATGCCTTCCTGAACGCGGCCACCAGCGATGTGGACGCCACCTGCAACGGCGGCACGAACGGCAGTGCCTCCTTCACCCCCAACGCGCCGGGCCTCACCTACCAGTGGAACACCAATCCGGTGCAGAACAGTGCCACCGCGACCGGTCTTGGTGCTGGCACCTATGCCATTACCGTAACCGACCAGCTCGGCTGCGACACCACGATGACCGCAACGGTGACCGCACCACAGGCCATCACCATCGGCAACGTGCAAGTGGTGAACGAGGCGTGCGCCGGGCAAGGCAACGGCAGCGTGAGCATCACGGTGAACGGAGGCACTTCACCCTACCAATACCTGTGGAGCAACGGTGCCACCACGCCATCCATTACCGTGGGCGCTGGCACGTACAGCGTTAGCGTGACGGATGCGAACGGCTGCGCACCGGCCACCGCAACAGCTACCGTACAAGCTTCTGGCCAACCCAACCAAGCGAACGCGGGTCCTGACCAGATCGCTTGCGGCAGCAGCGCACCTGTGCAACTCACCGGCAGCGTGGTGAACGCCACGGGCGGCACTTGGAGCGGAGGTACCGGCAACTTCCTGGGTGGTGGTCTCAACCCGCAGTACGATCCCAGCGCTGCGGACATCGCCAACGGCGGCGTGTACCTGTACTTGAGCACCACCGGCAACACCACCTGCCCGCAGGACGTGGACACGGTGCACATCACCTTCTCCACCTCTTTCCTCAATGCCAGCCTCACCACCACCGGCGTGGCCTGCAATGGCGGCAGCACGGGCAGCATTGCCTTCGCCCCTGCCCTGCCCGGCAATACCTACCTGTGGAATGACCCCGCAGCGCAGACCACCCCGAGCGCCGTTGGCCTGCCCAGCGGCACTTGGACGGTGACGGTGACCGACCAATACGGTTGTGACACTACGCTGAGCGCCTTCGTACCCCAACCGGCACCCTTGACCAGTGCGAACCTGGCGTTCACGAACCCCACCTGCGCCAACACCCTGAACGGTACGGTGAGCGTGAGCGCCGTCGGCGGTACACCGGGATACACCTACCAATGGAGCGCCAACGCTGGCGGCCAGACCGGTCCCTCTGCCATCGGCCTGGGTACCGGTACGTACATCGTGGTGATCACCGATGCGAACAACTGCACAGCGCAGGCCAGCGCTACGCTCACCGCACCTGCTCCCATCACGTTGAGCGTGCAGGTGCCTGACACGGTGTGCGTGAACGCACCGGTGATGATGACGGCGCAAGCCAGCGGCGGCAGCGGAGCCTACACCATCACGTGGGGCGGCATCGGTACGGGTTCGCCCATCACCTACTCGTTCCCCGCATCGCAAGTGGTAACGGTGAGCGCTACGGACGGCAACGGTTGCAACTCGCCGGTGGTGTTTGAGCAAGTCATCGTCCTCGACCTGTCCTTGGCCAACCTGGACGTGTACGGTGATACGATCGCGTGCCCCGGGGAAAGTGCAACGGTGAGCGCCACGTTGAACAACTACGCCGGGACCTACGTCATCAATTGGCCGCAATTGGGCACCACGGGCAACGGTCCCTTCAACGTGCCGGTGACCACCAACCAGACGATCACAGCAGTGGTAACGGACCAGTGCGGTGCCACCCTCACCGAGAGCGTGCAGCTGATCCTCGATGTACCACCGACCATCACGCTGCCTCCCGTGATAGCAGAGGGTTGCGCTCCCCTGACGGTGCAGATGCCCGACAGCCTCACCACGCAACCCGTCAGCTACCTGTGGATGTTCGGCGACGGCAACAGCAGCACGGATGTGGCTCCCTCGTACACGTACAACAATGCGGGCTCGTACACGGTGAGCCTCACCGTCACCACCCCGAACGGCTGTAGCGCGAACGCGGTGAACACCGGACTGGTCACAGCCTACCCTTCCCCCACGGCCGCATTCACGGCAAGTACCTATCTCACGGATTTCGCCAACCAACCCATCACCTTCACCGATCAGAGCCCCGGCTCGCCCACCGACTTCGCTTGGGACTTCGGTGATGGCAACAACAGCACCGACCCGACCACGCAGCACAGCTATGGCACGGTGGGTGTGTTCCCGGTGACCTTGACCGTGACGGACGACAACGGTTGTACCGGCAGCACCACGCAGAACGTCCAGATCACCCCGATCTACGATATCGACATCCCCACGGGCTTCACGCCGAACCCCGGTGGTGGCGATGGCACCTACGATCCGAACGACCTCAGTAACGATGTGTTCTTCCCCTTCGTACAATTCGTCAAGGACTTCAATATGCGCATCTACAACCGCTGGGGCGAGCTCGTTTTCGAGAGCAACGACATCCGCATCGGTTGGAACGGTTTCTACCGCGACGCCCTTAGCCAACAGGACGTTTACGCCTACACCATGAAGGTCACGTTCGTGGACGACCGCGAAGTGGAGCGCATGGGCGACATCACCTTGTTCCGATAA
- a CDS encoding type IX secretion system membrane protein PorP/SprF, translating to MRTSRSIILASMALTLPAVAQDPQLSQFYAAPLYLNPALTGNTVQERAILNYRTQWTGLPKGYDTYAMSYDHRTENMHHGYGVFAMRDQAGSNNLSFTHVGLNYAYEAPIDRRRSVRFGLKVGYTFRAFDPTNVVFADQIVRDNAATSIEAGMVERASYFDVGAGGMYYTEQFWIGTSLSHLNRPQQTLFTQGDVRLPVRTSIHAGYRMPIDGKKMRRSRSFATLAAHYKSQGKWDQLDLGAYLTHRNLTGGLWYRGLPALKAYAPGYPNDDAIVVLFGYETEKQLRIVYSYDVTISWLGVKSGGAHEVSLIFEWPKRSPSKKFRAVPCPKF from the coding sequence ATGAGGACCAGCAGGAGCATCATCCTGGCCAGCATGGCTCTGACCTTGCCGGCCGTTGCGCAGGATCCCCAACTGAGCCAGTTCTACGCGGCACCGTTGTACCTGAACCCTGCCCTGACCGGGAACACCGTGCAGGAGCGCGCTATCCTCAATTACCGCACACAGTGGACCGGTCTGCCCAAGGGCTACGACACGTACGCGATGAGCTACGACCATCGCACCGAGAACATGCACCACGGCTATGGCGTCTTCGCCATGCGCGACCAGGCTGGCAGCAACAACCTGTCGTTCACCCATGTGGGCCTCAACTACGCCTATGAAGCGCCCATCGACCGCCGCCGTTCCGTGCGCTTCGGATTGAAGGTAGGCTACACTTTCCGCGCGTTCGATCCCACAAACGTGGTGTTCGCTGACCAGATCGTGCGCGACAATGCGGCCACGAGCATCGAAGCCGGTATGGTGGAGCGCGCCAGCTACTTCGATGTGGGCGCTGGTGGCATGTACTACACCGAGCAGTTCTGGATCGGCACCTCACTGAGCCACCTGAACCGTCCTCAGCAGACCCTCTTCACCCAAGGCGATGTGCGCCTGCCCGTGCGCACCAGTATCCACGCTGGTTACCGCATGCCCATCGACGGCAAGAAGATGCGCCGTAGCCGCTCGTTCGCCACGTTGGCCGCGCACTACAAAAGCCAGGGCAAGTGGGACCAATTGGACCTGGGCGCCTACCTCACCCACCGCAACCTGACCGGCGGCCTTTGGTACCGTGGCCTGCCCGCTCTGAAAGCCTATGCACCCGGCTATCCGAACGACGACGCGATAGTGGTGTTGTTCGGCTACGAGACCGAGAAGCAATTGCGCATCGTGTACAGCTACGATGTTACGATCAGCTGGCTGGGTGTGAAGAGCGGCGGCGCGCACGAGGTGAGCCTCATCTTCGAATGGCCCAAGCGCAGCCCGAGCAAGAAGTTCAGGGCGGTGCCGTGCCCGAAGTTCTGA